The Lactuca sativa cultivar Salinas chromosome 2, Lsat_Salinas_v11, whole genome shotgun sequence genome includes a window with the following:
- the LOC111883413 gene encoding probable transcription factor At5g28040 — translation MDFTPPSNPPMAIQQPNPISSIPSSGSKLPIKRKTPTSTLILSTPKLESDDDDADPDPDHDAIARQPPFKFHRIWTEPDEIRFLQGLLDCSSQGLSFPRDLGIFYSRFSHGMSQPYTKSQLSEKLRRLRKKFRVISSRLSKGLDKALLSPQDRALYDLSKQLWEPDHPFLPSGVSNSDSNPVNNHNCKPNLVGVKVSFSPTLPSTSMAVLALPSVIKETNNRSNRNRFNNLAAGAATAGGFNGDVKLNDVNVELKRNAEMARKEVRVKSGGDDVMHFANKTLADVLDQSLKEIKTMIDLQRNSNLEKEISFEKRWRDQHIAEFDVLAKRLKLIVEHSSLVSK, via the coding sequence ATGGACTTCACCCCACCATCAAACCCTCCTATGGCTATACAACAACCCAACCCCATTTCATCAATCCCTTCTTCTGGTAGTAAGCTTCCAATTAAGCGCAAAACCCCCACATCCACTCTAATCCTCTCAACGCCCAAACTCGAATCCGACGACGACGACGCCGATCCCGATCCCGATCATGACGCCATCGCCAGGCAACCTCCTTTCAAATTTCATCGGATTTGGACCGAGCCAGACGAGATCCGTTTCCTCCAGGGACTCCTCGATTGTTCTTCCCAAGGCTTGTCCTTCCCTCGAGATCTCGGAATATTCTACTCTCGATTCTCCCATGGAATGTCGCAGCCGTACACGAAATCGCAGCTGTCTGAGAAGCTCCGTCGTCTCCGGAAGAAGTTCAGGGTGATTTCCTCTCGGCTGTCGAAAGGGCTCGACAAGGCGCTGCTTTCGCCGCAGGATCGTGCGTTGTATGATCTTTCGAAGCAACTTTGGGAGCCGGATCATCCGTTTTTACCATCTGGCGTTTCCAATTCGGATTCTAACCCGGTTAATAATCACAACTGTAAGCCGAATTTGGTTGGGGTTAAGGTTAGTTTCTCGCCGACGCTACCTTCGACTTCTATGGCTGTATTAGCTTTGCCGTCTGTGATTAAGGAAACGAACAATCGCAGCAACCGTAACAGATTTAACAACCTTGCTGCTGGTGCTGCTACTGCTGGTGGTTTCAATGGCGATGTTAAGCTTAATGATGTGAATGTAGAATTGAAGCGTAATGCTGAAATGGCGCGAAAAGAAGTCAGGGTAAAGAGTGGTGGTGATGATGTTATGCATTTTGCAAACAAGACTCTTGCTGATGTTCTTGATCAGTCGTTGAAGGAGATTAAAACGATGATTGATCTTCAAAGAAATTCAAATCTTGAGAAAGAGATTAGCTTTGAGAAGCGATGGAGGGATCAACATATTGCAGAGTTTGATGTATTGGCCAAACGTCTGAAGCTAATTGTGGAGCATTCCTCATTGGTTAGTAAATAA